In Chloracidobacterium sp., one genomic interval encodes:
- a CDS encoding rhodanese-like domain-containing protein: protein MRVLLYLLISSLFLAACGTGAIDPYHKFSSDSEVPRISIEDAKKDLDAGTAVMVDSRDEAAFNAEHIAGAVNVPLGSSATTFEKVSKGKKIIVYCS, encoded by the coding sequence ATGCGTGTTCTCTTGTACTTACTAATTTCGTCATTATTCTTGGCGGCATGCGGAACGGGGGCGATCGACCCCTATCACAAATTCAGCAGTGATTCCGAGGTGCCGCGCATTTCGATCGAAGATGCGAAGAAGGATCTCGACGCGGGAACGGCGGTGATGGTCGATAGCCGTGACGAAGCGGCATTCAACGCGGAGCACATCGCAGGCGCTGTCAACGTCCCGCTCGGCTCATCCGCGACGACCTTTGAAAAAGTTTCGAAGGGCAAGAAGATCATCGTCTATTGTTCCTGA
- the bcp gene encoding thioredoxin-dependent thiol peroxidase has product MLKEGDKAPAFTAKDQDGRTVKLSDFKGKRLALYFYPKDDTPGCTKEACSFRDADSLYRSKGITVLGVSVDDEASHKKFISKFQLPFDLLADTDHKIVEAYGVWGEKSMYGRKYMGTFRKTFLIDDGKIVKIFEKVDVAKHADEVLAAFGEK; this is encoded by the coding sequence ATGTTAAAAGAAGGCGACAAGGCTCCGGCTTTCACAGCGAAGGATCAGGACGGCAGGACGGTCAAACTCTCTGATTTCAAAGGGAAACGGCTGGCACTGTATTTTTACCCGAAGGATGACACGCCGGGCTGCACAAAGGAAGCTTGCTCATTTCGCGATGCCGACAGCCTATACCGCTCAAAGGGAATTACGGTGCTTGGCGTTTCGGTTGACGATGAGGCTTCGCATAAGAAGTTCATCTCTAAATTCCAATTGCCGTTCGATCTGCTTGCGGATACGGATCATAAGATAGTCGAGGCGTACGGTGTGTGGGGCGAGAAGTCGATGTACGGACGAAAGTATATGGGCACATTTCGCAAGACGTTTCTCATCGACGATGGTAAGATCGTAAAGATCTTCGAAAAGGTCGATGTGGCAAAACACGCCGACGAAGTGCTGGCGGCATTTGGAGAGAAATAG
- a CDS encoding N-glycosylase/DNA lyase — translation MSTDTAPPMTRQQIKRIHAERREEICRRLDEFAVIGRSGTDHDLWAEMVFCFFTGGCSAAMGIRALEAVRHLLMSGTQEQLAAALSGVHRYPNARSRYIVASREFLTADCNMKLRKRLNSFASDIERRDWLVNEKGIKGLGYKEASHYLRNIGFRGYAILDKHILNSLSELKIIEAPKPPNNRSKYLSIENRLRDFAISLKIDLDELDLVLWSMRTGKILK, via the coding sequence GTGAGCACCGATACCGCACCGCCGATGACGCGGCAACAGATAAAACGTATCCACGCCGAACGGCGAGAGGAGATATGCCGACGGCTTGATGAGTTCGCCGTGATCGGCAGATCGGGCACAGACCACGATCTATGGGCTGAGATGGTCTTTTGCTTCTTCACGGGCGGCTGCTCAGCCGCAATGGGCATCCGTGCGCTCGAAGCCGTCAGGCACCTGCTGATGTCCGGAACGCAAGAGCAATTAGCAGCGGCTCTTTCAGGCGTCCACAGATATCCGAATGCCCGTTCGCGGTATATCGTCGCTTCGCGTGAATTCCTCACCGCCGACTGCAATATGAAGCTCCGTAAAAGGCTCAACAGCTTTGCATCTGACATAGAGCGTAGGGATTGGCTCGTAAATGAGAAAGGCATCAAGGGCCTCGGCTACAAGGAAGCAAGCCATTATCTTAGAAACATCGGCTTTCGCGGCTATGCGATACTGGACAAACATATTTTGAACAGTCTTTCTGAATTGAAGATAATTGAGGCCCCAAAGCCACCAAATAACCGTTCGAAGTATCTAAGCATTGAGAACAGACTCCGCGACTTTGCCATTTCGTTAAAGATCGACCTCGATGAGTTGGACCTTGTACTCTGGTCGATGAGGACGGGAAAGATCTTGAAGTGA
- a CDS encoding aspartyl protease family protein: MRCRNKSLFGVKAVFLTALLVLCVLTPDAAAQTDTDIKHSLKQAGKLTRAGLVDEAETLMRRAVAGSPETSAAKVELAYILAKQRKIGEAYDLVLSVAKAEPQNARAFSVLGYILLASGRFGDTRAVLENALAIDRSDDLAWATLGRLDFYENKIDRGILGLKEAVFQDPFEPDHLLALAQACVRAEDYRGAADSYYKFLSISKDTDKERRDRIKGLIEFLRFLGDKAGIYTSAHKDSTVVRFDLVNNRPVIQLKVNGKSEALNFVLDTGSGISVMSEKAAARLKIRPVTRGGFGRGIGGNGKFEIVYGYLNSIEIGDVKIKNIPIYIRKFHDQNERIDGYIGLSLISRFITKIDYGRQTFSITRQPDADEQPSEENNTVSLPLRLTSSGFLSGEVLLKDVEAPLNFIVDTGASLTVISAGVGNLESIKGYLVPGKLRIIGSAGVTENASMYVLPKVSFGSYSRDGVEAVALDLGVINETSGFEQSGILGGNFLRNYAVTFDFKNSKVFFDPISPAGPQ; encoded by the coding sequence ATGAGGTGCCGTAACAAAAGCTTATTTGGCGTAAAAGCGGTATTTTTGACCGCTCTGCTGGTCTTATGCGTACTTACGCCCGACGCTGCTGCGCAGACTGATACCGATATAAAGCACTCCCTAAAACAGGCAGGGAAACTGACCAGAGCGGGCCTCGTTGATGAAGCTGAAACGCTGATGAGGCGGGCGGTCGCCGGCTCTCCGGAAACTTCTGCGGCAAAGGTCGAACTGGCATACATTCTTGCCAAACAGCGAAAGATCGGCGAGGCATACGACCTCGTGCTAAGCGTAGCGAAGGCCGAACCGCAGAACGCGCGTGCATTTTCGGTACTGGGCTACATTCTCCTTGCATCAGGCCGATTTGGCGACACGCGTGCCGTGCTTGAGAACGCTTTGGCGATCGACCGTTCGGATGATCTCGCATGGGCGACACTCGGCCGCTTGGACTTTTACGAGAATAAGATCGACCGCGGCATCCTCGGGCTGAAAGAAGCCGTTTTTCAAGACCCTTTTGAACCCGATCATCTTCTGGCCCTTGCGCAGGCTTGCGTTCGTGCTGAGGATTATCGCGGTGCCGCCGACAGCTACTACAAATTCCTGAGCATCTCAAAGGATACCGATAAAGAACGCCGCGACCGCATCAAAGGCCTGATCGAATTTCTCCGTTTTCTCGGAGACAAGGCGGGAATCTATACCTCCGCCCACAAGGATTCAACCGTTGTGCGATTCGATCTGGTCAACAACCGGCCGGTCATTCAGCTCAAGGTTAACGGTAAAAGCGAGGCTCTCAACTTCGTACTTGATACCGGTTCGGGAATTTCTGTAATGTCGGAAAAAGCCGCCGCGCGGCTGAAGATACGCCCTGTAACACGCGGCGGCTTTGGCCGAGGCATCGGCGGCAACGGCAAATTTGAGATCGTTTACGGCTACTTGAACAGCATCGAGATCGGCGACGTGAAGATCAAGAACATTCCGATCTATATCCGCAAGTTTCACGATCAAAACGAACGGATCGACGGCTATATCGGGCTTTCGCTGATATCGCGTTTTATTACAAAGATCGATTACGGACGACAGACCTTTTCGATCACACGACAGCCGGATGCGGACGAGCAACCATCGGAAGAAAATAATACCGTGTCGCTGCCACTCAGGCTTACGTCGAGCGGCTTTCTGAGCGGTGAGGTCTTGCTTAAGGACGTTGAGGCTCCGTTGAATTTTATCGTTGATACCGGAGCCAGCCTTACGGTAATATCAGCCGGTGTCGGGAATCTTGAATCGATCAAAGGGTACCTCGTACCCGGCAAATTGCGGATCATCGGGTCGGCGGGTGTAACTGAGAATGCTTCGATGTACGTTCTGCCGAAGGTCTCTTTCGGCAGTTATTCACGCGATGGAGTTGAGGCCGTCGCACTCGATCTGGGCGTGATAAATGAAACGTCGGGCTTTGAACAGTCCGGCATCCTAGGCGGAAACTTTCTCAGGAACTACGCGGTTACATTCGATTTTAAGAATTCAAAAGTGTTCTTTGACCCGATCTCTCCGGCTGGACCACAATGA
- a CDS encoding PIN domain-containing protein has protein sequence MKISLYLETSVIGAYLDNEDTFRRDLTIRWWEHELSEYAAYSSVLVERELERVAEPYRLSYLNLNAKLPALEMTDEVAILAEAYIERGIYQRKYIGDAVHVALAAFHNIDYLVTWNFGHIANVRKTARLRMFNTAAGFFTPNIVTPDMLAHAV, from the coding sequence ATGAAGATCAGTCTTTATCTCGAAACAAGCGTTATCGGTGCATACCTCGATAATGAGGATACCTTTCGGCGCGATCTCACGATACGCTGGTGGGAGCACGAACTGTCGGAATACGCGGCCTATTCGTCTGTGCTCGTCGAACGTGAGCTTGAGCGCGTAGCTGAGCCGTATCGACTCTCGTATTTGAACTTGAACGCCAAACTACCAGCCCTTGAGATGACCGACGAGGTCGCGATCCTCGCCGAGGCATACATCGAACGAGGCATCTATCAGCGCAAGTATATCGGCGACGCAGTTCATGTAGCGTTGGCGGCTTTCCACAACATCGACTATTTGGTTACCTGGAATTTTGGCCATATCGCCAACGTCCGCAAGACCGCACGACTGCGGATGTTCAACACAGCAGCGGGCTTTTTTACGCCGAATATCGTAACTCCCGATATGCTTGCACACGCCGTATAA